Proteins found in one Oscarella lobularis chromosome 16, ooOscLobu1.1, whole genome shotgun sequence genomic segment:
- the LOC136197060 gene encoding sperm-associated antigen 7 homolog isoform X2, with the protein MDLLGSIMKSMDKPPAVSNQEKKRRKAEAKLADEEKEKKTKFRITLEKQVSDFIKDGARTRLKLEPMEKLYRSIAHDVAEVAGLMSLSFGDEGINRHIMLFKKEHSPSEEELEALREGKEFDPNAQRDVEFDSEEATPSKVSKPSNDSSTPSAANYRDKYKSILGEASGQSAAKVTVPNKTFGFVPSANKQDQRSIEETLKDIRARKRQKGN; encoded by the exons ATGGATCTCCTCGGTTCCATCATGAAATCGATGGACAAGCCGCCGGCTGTGTCCAACcaggagaaaaagcgaagaaaag CTGAAGCAAAATTGgccgacgaagagaaggaaaagaaaaccaaGTTCAGAATTACG TTAGAAAAGCAAGTGAGCGATTTCATCAAAGACGGGGCGCGAACGCGTCTCAAACTCGAACCAATGGAAAAGCTCTATAGAAGCATAGC TCACGATGTCGCCGAAGTAGCCGGTCTGATGTCGCTCtccttcggcgacgagggaATAAATCGACACATAATGCTATTCAAAAAG GAGCACTCTCCCAGCGAGGAAGAACTCGAAGCACTGAGAGAGGGAAAG GAATTCGATCCCAATGCACAGCGTGACGTCGAGTTTGATAGCGAAGAAGCAACCCCAAGCAAAGTATCCAAACCCAGCAATGACTCGTCGACCCCTTCCGCCGCAAATTATCGCGACAAATACAAATCGATTTTGGGCGAGGCAAGCGGCCAATCGGCCGCCAAGGTAACCGTGCCCAACAAAACATTCGGCTTCGTTCCAAGTGCAAACAAGCAAGATCAACGATCCATAGAGGAAACGCTCAAAGACATTCGGGCACGCAAACGTCAAAAAGGAAACtga
- the LOC136197059 gene encoding cation-dependent mannose-6-phosphate receptor-like — MPSKVAIAIVLCAILQITTMTHASGCANHQAKVREVELDPLISSGKTWETSDANYTYYVSVCNGIDSDILSSCNNNAKIANPNTVTVLQMDKKKDCYVAGRSTAVRATNNSIDWLMLVYGGGDSYHNHCSIGRRKAEIFFVCDPDKGLGQPRILEENRVDFECAYTFEWLTSLVCNDRGGSGLSPGSIFLIVFFGLIGSYILFGFLYQRIVNEAKGREQIPNFSFWKKLGNLSADGCDYACRCSEPAPSPPYKPDERHNQLQLDDTDEEEERDDTLLPM; from the exons ATGCCGTCGAAAGTGGCCATAGCCATCGTCCTCTGCGCGATTCTCCAGATCACAACGATGACCCACGCGTCCGGCTGTGCTAACCATCAAGCGAAAGTTAGAGAAGTCGAGTTGGATCCACTCATCTCCTCAGGAAAAAC ATGGGAAACGTCTGACGCCAACTACACCTACTACGTCAGCGTTTGCAATGGCATCGACTCAGATATTCTCTCCTCGTGCAATAACAATGCGAAAATCGCCAATCCGAATACTGTGACTGTCCTGCAGATGGATAAGAAAAAGGACTGCTACGTTGCTGGAAGATCGACGGCTGTTCGAGCAACGAATA ATTCTATTGACTGGCTGATGCTTGTTTATGGCGGCGGGGATTCGTATCACAATCACTGTAGTAttggacgaagaaaagctgaaattttctttgtttgcgATCCAGACAAAGGGCTG GGCCAGCCTAGAATATTGGAAGAGAACAGGGTTGACTTTGAATGTGCCTACACATTTGAATGGCTGACGAGTCTCGTATGCAATGACCGCGGCGGCAGCGGTCTTAGTCCTGGATCAATCTTTTTGATTGT ATTCTTTGGTCTGATTGGTTCCTATATACTTTTTGGCTTCCTCTATCAACGAATAGTGAACGAGGCTAAGGGACGAGAGCAAATACCGAATTTTAGTTTTTGGAAGAAGCTGGGAAATCTAAGTGCT GATGGCTGTGATTATGCTTGCCGCTGCTCAGAGCCTGCTCCATCGCCTCCATATAAG CCTGATGAACGTCACAACCAACTTCAGCTGGATGATACggatgaggaagaggagagagacgACACGTTACTGCCTATGTAA
- the LOC136196963 gene encoding uncharacterized protein — MERLFALFLASEGLIAVCAITLALVYFYWDSLFALLLAYSASRGYENPTTKKREHLCCYICHPENLDQISYEQLYSLGKHSMPVPTVTDFVAYAKLYSRAAIFRCRKTGTLQGIILWNLDENATEGDRTYTCIRFGGMIFRHSLQMRWFKLVCFAYVFKVWLFNPFVPLVFTFLCKRSSLYTTLIKMTERMYPRFDADIPSWEKSLIDQCGQMLATTVGSGMYDPETCIASLSRLRPNFTEDWVEPTEKEVESSEDPHLKYYFNLGVRDMAKALICILRIDKRFLLRSFLKVFWK; from the exons ATGGAACGATTGtttgctctctttctcgcaaGCGAGGGTCTTATCGCCGTCTGTGCGATCACGTTGGCCTTAGTCTACTTCTATTGGGAC TCGcttttcgctcttctccttGCTTACAGCGCTAGTCGCGGATACGAAAATCctacgacgaagaagagagagcATCTTTGTTGCTACATCTGTCATCCGGAGAATCTCGACCAG ATCTCTTACGAACAACTCTACAGTCTTGGAAAACATTCCATGCCCGTTCCAAC GGTGACCGATTTTGTGGCCTACGCAAAGCTTTATAGCCGTGCGGCGATTTTCCGATGTCGCAAGACGGGCACTCTGCAGGGAATCATCCTCTGGAACTTGGATGAAAATGCAACGGAGGGAGATAGAACGTACACTTGTATTCGA TTTGGGGGAATGATCTTTCGGCATTCTCTGCAAATGCGTTGGTTCAAGCTTGTCTGCTTCGCATACGTTTTCAAAG TTTGGTTATTCAATCCCTTCGTGCCTCTCGTGTTCACTTTTCTCTGCAAAAGGTCATCATTGTATACA ACTTTGATAAAGATGACTGAAAGG atGTATCCTCGTTTTGATGCCGATATTCCTTCATGGGAAAAAAG CCTCATTGATCAATGTGGTCAAATGCTTGCAACCACCGTCGGCTCTGGTATGTACGATCCAGAAACGTGCATTGCATCTCTCAGCAGACTTAGGCCGAATTTCACGGAAGATTGG GTTGAGCcaactgaaaaagaagtgGAGTCTAGCGAGGATCCTCACCTAAAGTATTACTTCAACTTAGGAGTTAGAGATATG GCAAAAGCTCTTATTTGCATTTTACGGATTGACAAACGATTTTTGTTGCGTTCGTTTCTGAAAGTATTTTGGAAGTGA
- the LOC136197057 gene encoding phenylalanine--tRNA ligase beta subunit-like — MPTIGVQRDLLFEALGRSYSDEEFEELCFDFGLELDEVTSEKIMLSKEQGEKRAEDASEAIIYKIEVPANRYDLLCMEGLVRGLCVFLNKMDAPRYKSIPGKERLVIRPEMGGVRPHAVAAVLRDIKFTQQSYDSFIDLQEKLHQTICRKRALVAIGTHDLDTIEGPFTFEALSPDSIKFKPLNQTEEHTASQLMELYKTDSHLRHYLHIIKDKPLYPVIYDKNRVVLSMPPIINGDHSKIHLGTRNVFIECTATDLNKAKIVLDTIVTMFSQHCAKPFTVESVEVEQPDGSVVVHPELPYRHEVITATEINKKVGIRETSEKLASLLTRMCLVSKVMPDGETIKVEIPPTRADVIHSCDIVEDAAIAYGFNNVKMTIPRTNTIAIQFPLNHLTDLLRGGMAQAGFTEVLTFALCARDDVATFLNKKIEDVSAVHIENPKTFEFQVARTTLLPGILKTVSCNRKLPLPIKVFEISDVVYQVNTKDVGARNERWLCAVNYNRAPGFEVVHGLLDRIMELLEVSPRSGENETGYYLNSTNDSTYFDGRCAEVMCGGKRVGILGVLHPTVLQKFDLPMPCSALELNVETFL; from the exons ATGCCGACCATTGGCGTGCAGCGAGATCTCCTCTTTGAGGCGCTGGGCCGTTCATATT cCGACGAAGAGTTCGAAGAGCTCTGCTTCGACTTTGGCTTAGAACTCGATGAAGTG acgtcagaaaaaatcATGCTGAGCAAAGAGCAGGGCGAGAAACGAGCCGAAGACGCCTCAGAGGCAATTATATACAAAATCGAAGTGCCCGCGAATAG ATACGATCTTCTCTGCATGGAGGGCTTAGTTCGAGGACTTTGCGTCTTTCTGAATAA AATGGATGCACCGCGTTATAAGTCAATTCCAGGCAAAGAGAGACTTGTCATTCGACCAGAG ATGGGTGGGGTTAGGCCGCATGCTGTGGCTGCTGTTCTTAGAGACATCAAATTTACGCAG CAATCCTACGATAGTTTTATTGATCTACAAGAAAAGCTGCATCAAACGATATGCAG GAAACGTGCTTTGGTTGCCATAGGAACACACGATTTGGATACCATCGAGGGCCCGTTTACATTCGAAGCTCTTTCACCGGATTCTATCAAATTCAAGCCACTCAATCAGACGGAAGAACACACGGCGAGTCAATTGATGGAGCTGTATAAG ACTGATAGTCATTTGCGTCATTACCTTCACATCATCAAGGACAAGCCTCTGTATCCGGTTATTTATGATAAGAATCGCGTTGTCCTTTCCATGCCACCTATTATCAATG GAGATCACAGTAAGATTCATTTGGGAACAAGAAATGTCTTCATTGAATGCACAGCCACTGATCTCAATAAG GCAAAAATTGTTCTGGATACCATAGTGACGATGTTTAGTCAGCACTGTGCCAAGCCTTTTAC AGTTGAGTCAGTAGAAGTGGAGCAACCGGATGGATCTGTTGTCGTACACCCG GAATTGCCTTATCGTCACGAAGTGATTACAGCTACTGAAATCAACAAAAAAGTTGGAATTCG AGAGACGTCAGAGAAACTCGCGTCTTTGTTGACTCGAATGTGCCTTGTCAGCAAAGTGATGCCAGATGGAGAAACAATCAAAGTGGAAATTCCTCCCACAAGAGCAG ATGTTATTCACAGCTGTGACATTGTCGAAGACGCTGCCATTGCCTATGGATTCAATAACGTCAAGATGACCATACCAAGGACAAATACAATTGCTATTCAG TTCCCACTCAATCATTTGACCGATTTGTTGAGAGGTGGAATGGCTCAGGCTGGATTCACGGAGGTTCTCACATTCGCACTG TGCGCGCGGGATGACGTAGCGACATTTTTGAacaagaaaatcgaagacgttTCAGCCGTTCACATAGAAAATCCCAAAACGTTTGAATTTCAG GTCGCCAGAACAACGTTACTGCCGGGAATACTCAAAACGGTCAGCTGCAATCGAAAACTTCCACTTCCCATCAAAGTCTTTGAAATTTCGGACGTAGTGTATCAAGTGAATACCAAGG ATGTTGGGGCTCGAAATGAGCGCTGGTTGTGCGCGGTGAACTATAACAGAGCGCCGGGATTCGAAGTCGTTCACGGACTTCTGGATCGGATCATGGAACTGCTTGAGGTGTCTCCCCGGAGtggagaaaacgagacgGGATACTATTTGAACTCGACAAATG attCAACGTATTTTGATGGTCGCTGTGCTGAAGTGATGTGCGGCGGTAAACGCGTTGGAATTCTCGGCGTTCTTCATCCAACCGTTCTTCAGAAGTTCGATCTTCCTATGCCCTGTTCAGCCTTGGAACTAAACGTTGAGACGTTTTTGTGA
- the LOC136196964 gene encoding tropomyosin Por p 1.0101-like, which translates to MGRMEMEGMKKDLKVKERELGMKENEIKGLENDLKEKNEEMERMAEEMERMKKDLKVKERELGMKENEIKGLENDLKAKDRELGMKDDEIERLRSDMGRDEAGGGGAEMWSWSGEEGAAGGGEMRCALESRTSSDEEPRSLTESWEVPSDEEAAEFPLPTGIPEAIVEEAEETGAAAALPAAPADPDYENDNFGEEEWEAAVGSLKAEDLSEAEYRTLFESKSVDRSIEQRQRFISCFRYSVRGIKSADFSIEQRPSFEESSVSVFSCF; encoded by the exons ATGGGGAGGATGGAGATGGAGGggatgaagaaagac TTGAAGGTGAAGGAGAGAGAGCTAGGGatgaaggaaaacgagatCAAAGGGCTAGAGAATGAC TTAAAGGAGAAGAATGAAGAGATGGAGAGGATGGCTGAAGAGATGGAGAggatgaagaaagac TTGAAGGTGAAGGAGAGAGAGCTAGGGatgaaggaaaacgagatCAAAGGGCTAGAGAATGAC TTGAAGGCGAAGGACAGAGAACTGGGGATGAAGGACGACGAGATTGAACGGTTAAGGAGTGAC ATGGGGCGCGATGAAGCtgggggaggaggagcagaG ATGTGGAGCTGGAGCGGTGAAGAGGGCGCAGCTGGGGGAGGAGAG ATGAGGTGTGCGCTAGAGAGTCGTACGTCATCAGATGAAGAACCTCGTTCGCTGACAG AGAGTTGGGAGGTGCCGTCAGATGAGGAAGCCGCTGAATTTCCTCTGCCAACAG GGATCCCAGAAGCAATAGTTGAAGAGGCTGAGGAAACCG GCGCTGCCGCCGCTCTTCCTGCCGCGCCCGCGGATCCCG ATTATGAAAACGATAACTTCGGTGAAGAGGAGTGGGAAG CCGCAGTCGGATCTCTAAAAGCAGAAGACCTCAGTGAGGCGGAATACC GCACTTTGTTCGAGAGCAAAAGCGTCGATCGCTCGATCGAGCAGCGTCAGCGTTTTATCTcttgttttaggtactctGTTCGAGGAATTAAAAGCGCCGATTTCTCGATCGAACAACGTCCTTCGTTCGAAGAAAGCAGCgtcagcgttttttcttgtttttag
- the LOC136197060 gene encoding sperm-associated antigen 7 homolog isoform X1 → MDLLGSIMKSMDKPPAVSNQEKKRRKAEAKLADEEKEKKTKFRITVPNSICKLSHNILGRQLEKQVSDFIKDGARTRLKLEPMEKLYRSIAHDVAEVAGLMSLSFGDEGINRHIMLFKKEHSPSEEELEALREGKEFDPNAQRDVEFDSEEATPSKVSKPSNDSSTPSAANYRDKYKSILGEASGQSAAKVTVPNKTFGFVPSANKQDQRSIEETLKDIRARKRQKGN, encoded by the exons ATGGATCTCCTCGGTTCCATCATGAAATCGATGGACAAGCCGCCGGCTGTGTCCAACcaggagaaaaagcgaagaaaag CTGAAGCAAAATTGgccgacgaagagaaggaaaagaaaaccaaGTTCAGAATTACGGTACCGAATTCGATTTGTAAATTGTCGCACAACATTCTGGGGCGCCAGTTAGAAAAGCAAGTGAGCGATTTCATCAAAGACGGGGCGCGAACGCGTCTCAAACTCGAACCAATGGAAAAGCTCTATAGAAGCATAGC TCACGATGTCGCCGAAGTAGCCGGTCTGATGTCGCTCtccttcggcgacgagggaATAAATCGACACATAATGCTATTCAAAAAG GAGCACTCTCCCAGCGAGGAAGAACTCGAAGCACTGAGAGAGGGAAAG GAATTCGATCCCAATGCACAGCGTGACGTCGAGTTTGATAGCGAAGAAGCAACCCCAAGCAAAGTATCCAAACCCAGCAATGACTCGTCGACCCCTTCCGCCGCAAATTATCGCGACAAATACAAATCGATTTTGGGCGAGGCAAGCGGCCAATCGGCCGCCAAGGTAACCGTGCCCAACAAAACATTCGGCTTCGTTCCAAGTGCAAACAAGCAAGATCAACGATCCATAGAGGAAACGCTCAAAGACATTCGGGCACGCAAACGTCAAAAAGGAAACtga